The following are encoded together in the Ictidomys tridecemlineatus isolate mIctTri1 chromosome X, mIctTri1.hap1, whole genome shotgun sequence genome:
- the Rlim gene encoding E3 ubiquitin-protein ligase RLIM produces MENSDSNDKGSGDQSAAQRRSQMDRLDREEAFYQFVNNLSEEDYRLMRDNNLLGTPGESTEEELLRRLQQIKEGPPPQNADENRGGGDSSDDVSNGDSIIDWLNSVRQTGNTTRSGQRGNQSWRAVSRTNPNSGDFRFSLEINVNRNNGSQNPENENEPSVRRSSGENMENSSQRQVENARSESASARPSRSERNSTEALTGEAPPPRGQRRARSRSPDHRRTRARAERSRSPLHPMSEIPRRSHHNISSQTFEHPLVNETEGSSRTRHHVTLRQQITGPELLSRGLFAASGTRNASQGASSSDTAGTGESTGSGQRPPTIVLDLQVRRVRPGEYRQRDSIASRTRSRSQTPNNTVTYESERGGFRRTFSRSERAGVRTYVSTIRIPIRRILNTGLSETTSVAIQTMLRQIMTGFGELSYFMYSDSDSEPSGSVPSGNMERAESRNGRGGSGGGSSSGSSSSSSPSSSSSGESSETSSEVFEGSNEGSSSGVRREGRHRAPVTFDESGSLPFLSLAQFFLLNEDDDDQPRGLTKEQIDNLAMRSFGENDALKTCSVCITEYTEGNKLRKLPCSHEYHVHCIDRWLSENSTCPICRRAVLASGNRESVV; encoded by the exons ATGGAAAACTCGGATTCTAACGATAAAGGAAGTGGTGATCAATCTGCAGCACAGCGCAGAAGTCAGATGGACCGATTGGATCGAGAAGAAGCTTTCTATCAGTTTGTAAATAACCTGAGTGAAGAAGATTATAGGCTTATGAGAGATAACAATTTGCTAGGCACCCCAG GTGAAAGTACTGAGGAAGAGTTGCTAAGAAGACTACAACAAATTAAGGAGGGTCCACCACCCCAAAACGCAGATGAAAATAGAG GTGGAGGAGACTCTTCAGATGATGTGTCTAATGGTGACTCTATAATAGATTGGCTGAACTCTGTCAGACAAACTGGAAATACGACAAGAAGTGGGCAAAGAGGAAACCAGTCTTGGAGAGCAGTGAGCCGGACTAATCCAAACAGTGGTGATTTCAGATTCAGTTTAGAGATAAATGTTAACCGTAATAATGGGAGCCAAAACCCAGAGAATGAAAATGAGCCATCTGTGAGGCGTTCTAGtggagaaaatatggaaaacagtagcCAAAGGCAAGTGGAAAATGCACGATCTGAATCAGCATCTGCAAGACCATCTAGGTCTGAACGAAATTCAACTGAAGCATTAACAGGAGAAGCTCCACCTCCTAGAGGTCAAAGACGGGCAAGAAGCAGGAGCCCAGACCATCGGAGAACCAGAGCAAGAGCTGAAAGAAGTAGATCACCCCTTCATCCAATGAGTGAAATTCCAAGAAGATCTCATCATAATATCTCATCTCAGACTTTTGAGCACCCTTTAGTAAATGAGACAGAGGGAAGTTCTAGAACCCGGCACCATGTAACATTGAGACAGCAAATAACTGGACCTGAGTTGCTAAGTAGAGGTCTTTTTGCAGCTTCTGGAACAAGAAATGCCTCTCAAGGAGCTAGTTCTTCAGATACAGCTGGCACTGGTGAATCTACAGGATCAGGACAGAGACCTCCAACCATAGTCCTTGATCTTCAAGTAAGAAGAGTTCGTCCTGGAGAATATCGCCAGAGAGATAGTATAGCTAGCAGAACTCGGTCGAGGTCTCAGACACCAAACAATACGGTCACTTATGAAAGTGAGCGAGGAGGTTTCAGGCGCACGTTTTCACGTTCTGAGCGGGCAGGTGTGAGAACCTATGTCAGTACCATCAGGATTCCCATTCGTAGAATCTTAAATACTGGTTTAAGTGAGACTACATCTGTTGCAATTCAGACCATGTTAAGGCAGATAATGACAGGTTTTGGTGAGCTAAGCTACTTTATGTATAGTGATAGTGATTCAGAGCCTAGTGGCTCCGTCCCAAGTGGAAATATGGAAAGAGCAGAGTCACGGAATGGAAGAGGGGGTTCTGGTGGTGGTAGCAGTTCTGGTTCCAGTTCAAGTTCCAGCCCTAGTTCCAGTTCTAGTGGTGAAAGTTCAGAAACTAGCTCAGAGGTATTTGAAGGCAGTAATGAAGGAAGCTCATCAGGTGTCAGGCGAGAGGGCCGACATAGGGCCCCAGTCACTTTTGATGAAAGTGGCTCTTTGCCTTTCCTTAGTCTGGCTCAGTTTTTCCTCTTaaatgaggatgatgatgatCAACCTAGAGGACTCACCAAAGAACAGATTGACAACTTGGCAATGAGAAGTTTTGGTGAAAACGATGCATTAAAAACCTGTAGTGTTTGCATTACAGAATATACAGAAGGCAACAAACTTCGTAAACTACCTTGTTCCCATGAGTACCATGTCCACTGCATCGATCGCTGGTTATCTGAAAATTCTACCTGTCCTATTTGTCGCAGAGCAGTCTTAGCTTCTGGTAACAGAGAAAGTGTTGTGTAA